GCACGACCTGCTGGCGGGCGTTCCGACGGAGCGAAAGCCCGAGGAGATCTGGCTCGTCCGGATCAACCCACAGCGGCGCGACGATGTCCCGACCACGCTCGAGTCGATCGACAACCGGCGGAACGAACTCGGCGGCAACCTCTCGGTCAACCAGGAGCTCTCGTTCATCCGGCAGGTGAACGAGTGGGTCGCGGACGGCTCCCTGTCGAGGCGGTACCGCCGGGTGGCGGTGCGGACGGTCGGGCTCGACGAAGCGCGTCTGGACCCGCCGCGGGCGCTGAGCACGGCCTCGAAGCTCGACTGTCGACCCGGGTTCGTCGCCGAACTGGAACGGGCGGGACGGGACGCCGCCGACCGGTTCCTCGACGTGGAACGGAACCGTCGACTCGTCCGCGGCACCGTCGACGCGGTCTGGAACACCGACAGTCCCGTGGCCGGCGTCTACCTCGCCGACGACTTCGAGTTGCACGCGGCCGGCCCCGACGGTGGCCAGGGGCCGCGGGCGTACGAGGCGTACGTCGCGCGGTTCCGCGCGGCGCTCGACGGTCTCTCGGTGCAGATCCTCGCGGACGTCGCCGAGCGCGACCGGGTCGCGCTCGTATGGAAGGGCCACGGCCGGCACGTCGGGCGACTGTTCGGCGTCGACCCGACGGACGAGGTGGTCTCGGTTCTGGGGGTCCAGATCGCCCGCGTGACGACGGATGAGGGGGGTTCGCCCGCTATCGCCGAGGCCTGGATGGACGTCGACGACGCCGGCTTCGAGATGGCGCTCGAGACGGTCGAGGGGACCGACGACGTCCCGGTGCCGCGGACGCCGGCGACGCCGGTCGTGACCGACCTGCGAAGCGCCGACGAGGGGCGTTCGATCGGCGTCGACCACGCGGAACTGCTCTGGGGCGAGGGACTGACCGACCTGGCACGCCGGCTCGTCGCCCCCGATCACGTCTTCCGGCGGGCGCGCCGCGACGTTGAGGGGCGCGGGGCGTACCTGGCGCTCGTCGAGTCGTACCGGACGGCGTTTCCCGACCTCCGGGTCACGGTCCGCGATGTCGTCGCCGAGGGTGACCGCGTCGTCGTCCGTGCGGCGATGACCGGCACGCACGAGGAGCCGTTCGACGGCATCGACCCGACCGGACGACGCGTGGAGGCGCACTGGACGTTCGTCCACGAGGTGGCCGACGGCCGGGTCGTCTCGACGGGGATGATCGACGACCACCGGTGGCTGCTCGACCAACTGTCCGCGCGGCCGATCCGGACAGGTCGGACGATCGAACAGTCCACGTCCACCGGTCCGCCGGAGTGAACTCACGACGCCGCCGGCGTCCGCGACACCGTCGCCGGCGGCACCGGTCGCACGAAGGAACGCTTAAACCACTCCGTCGGATACTCGCAGGTATGCAGCACGTGAAGGTGCCGCAGGACCGCATCGGAGTTCTCATCGGTGAAGGCGGTGAGACCATGCGCGAGATCGAGCGTCGCGCGGAGGTCCGCCTCGACATCGACTCCGAGAGCGGGAGCGTCGCCGTCGACACCGTCGGCGACCCCGTCGCGGGGATGGTGGCACCCGATATCGTCCGTGCCGTCGGTCGCGGGTTCAAGCCCGAGGCGGCGCTGTCGCTCCTCGACGACGACCTGCGCATGTTCGAACTCATCGACCTCGCGGACCAGACCCGGAACAAGAACGACCTCCAGCGGCAGAAGGGGCGGCTCATCGGCGA
This Salinigranum marinum DNA region includes the following protein-coding sequences:
- a CDS encoding KH domain-containing protein, giving the protein MQHVKVPQDRIGVLIGEGGETMREIERRAEVRLDIDSESGSVAVDTVGDPVAGMVAPDIVRAVGRGFKPEAALSLLDDDLRMFELIDLADQTRNKNDLQRQKGRLIGENGRTRELMEELTGAEVVIYGSTLGIIGQPEEVEAVRRATKMILDGAPHGAVYSFLERKHNELTRGFDVRS
- a CDS encoding ester cyclase, which encodes MSEDTRRRVAIACQGGGSHTAFTAGVLDRLLADPDPSHEIVALTGTSGGGICAFLAWYGLAGAAGEAAGRERARELIDQVWRDIEASDPAVAAANRMGVWLTRAQDNGAPVPQHSPYASGVSTWTERYLREALERAVPPEALERVVDAQRESWTGPALHIGAVDVTRGTFRTFTERDVTIDAVLASAAIPTLFRAVTVDQEGEPRQYWDGLFSQNPPVHDLLAGVPTERKPEEIWLVRINPQRRDDVPTTLESIDNRRNELGGNLSVNQELSFIRQVNEWVADGSLSRRYRRVAVRTVGLDEARLDPPRALSTASKLDCRPGFVAELERAGRDAADRFLDVERNRRLVRGTVDAVWNTDSPVAGVYLADDFELHAAGPDGGQGPRAYEAYVARFRAALDGLSVQILADVAERDRVALVWKGHGRHVGRLFGVDPTDEVVSVLGVQIARVTTDEGGSPAIAEAWMDVDDAGFEMALETVEGTDDVPVPRTPATPVVTDLRSADEGRSIGVDHAELLWGEGLTDLARRLVAPDHVFRRARRDVEGRGAYLALVESYRTAFPDLRVTVRDVVAEGDRVVVRAAMTGTHEEPFDGIDPTGRRVEAHWTFVHEVADGRVVSTGMIDDHRWLLDQLSARPIRTGRTIEQSTSTGPPE